The Neorhodopirellula lusitana sequence TGGCCCGCACGTTGGAAGCGGCGCAGCATCATCAACTGCATCAATCCGCCGACGTGCAAACTCGACGCCGTGGGATCGAACCCGATATAAATCGTTTGGCACCCGGAGGCGAGGCTTTTCGCCAAACTCTCTTCATCAGTCGTCTGGTGCAGCAGCCCGCGCCAGCGGAGTTCGTCGAGAAAGTTTTCGGTCGATTCAGCTTGAGTCATCACAGTTGCTTCGGATCGGAATAAATTTGCTTCAAAGCCTCCGCTATGCGGAGATCTTCGGGGTAAGTGATTTTGAGATTATCGGCGGCACCATTGACCAACGCGACCGGGTGCCCCAGTCGTTCGATCGCCTGGGCGTCATCAGTCACCGGCCGGCCTCGATGCCGGGCATAAGCCTGATGCATCCAGTCCAAACGGAAAACCTGGGGTGTCTGCGCTTCCCACATGCCTTCTCGGCTAACCGTCTGGCAACCAAGATTATCAGGAAGCTCCCGCTTCAAGGTTCCTGTCACTCGGTGAGCCAAAATCGCCGCACCGGTCTCCGCAGCCTTTTCAAAGACTGCGGTCAGTTCCGCATCCCGGATCAACGGACGAGCCGCATCATGCACCGCAACGAACTTCAAACTGGCATTTGCCATCTCACACGCCGACTCGCCAGCCTGGCCACCTGCCACCTGATCCGAGGCGGAATCGGAAACCTGATGGCTCGAAAACGCTTGGTCCAAGGCCGCCTGAACGGTATCGCTACGCTCGGCCCCGCCGATAACAAATCGCACTCGACCGGGCTTCGACAGGAAGCGGGTCTCCTCGACAAACCGATCAAGATCACTGGCCGAAACAGCAACCAGAACCTGATCCACCTCCGGCCGATCGCTCAATCGCTGCACACAGTGCGTCCAAAGTGGCTTGCCATCCAAGATTGCGAATAGCTTGTTGGCTTGATCACCAAACCGGGCACCATGGCCCGCGGCAGGCACAATCACAACAACGCTGCGTTCGGGAAGCGACGAGCAAGATGCGGGGCCAGGAAGCGGAGAGCCATGCCCGGAAAGCAGATCGCGATCGGCTGAAAGCGGCGACGGGGCGTTGTTTTCGGACATATCCAGGAAGCTCATACCCACAAAACCGGACGAATGAGTCGCCTAAAAACGGCCTGGGGCTGCGAAACGACAAGCCGTGCATCAACGCAAAACCGCCAGTTCAAAGCCCGCATCGATCCAACCCAGAAAATCATGGGTCGCGTGCTACTTTGGCTGACGGCTAACTCATCGGGGTAAACGGTCGATCGCATTCGAAAAACGAACGCCGCTTCGACCTGAAAACCAACCGAAACTAGGCAGCTTGAGCGATTTTCTTGATCGCGCCGTTCAAACGACTCTTGGTGCGTGAAGCCGCGTTCTTATGGATCACGTTCTTTGCAGCAGCTTGGTCAAGCTTGCGGCAAGCCATTTTGAACTCGTTTTTGGCTGTTTCAGCGTCGTTCGCTTCGACAGCGGCTCGGACACGCTTAACGGCAGCACGCATGGTGCTACGGGTCGCACGGTTGCGCAGACGGCGGACGTCGTTTTGACGAAGACGTTTGATCGAGCTAGCGGTATTAGGCATTGTGGTATGGCGGCGTCAATTCGGGACGCCGGAATTCAGGGTAACGAGATTTTCGAAGCGGCGTAGTATGACGACCAGACCGGTGACTGTCCATATCTGTCGAAAACTTCCATAATCATATTGTCTCTCGTCATATTATTCACCTTTTGATCGTGTTTCGTGCCTAATTCCTCAAAACCACTACCTTCCTCCCATCATGGCCCGAAAGGATTTGTTGCATTGGTCGGGGCGGGGCCAGGGCATCCGGAGCTTTTGACCCTGCGTGGGCAAAGCTGGCTTTCCCGGTGCGACGTGGTTCTGTACGACGGACTTTCCAATGCTGAAATGCTCGCGCACGCTCCTCAAGCGAAGCACATTTGCGTTGGCAAACACGGGCAAAGCCGGATCTGGACCCAGCCGGAAATCATCCAAGAAACACTTCGGCATGCCCAAATGGGATGCTGCGTCGTCCGGCTGAAGGGAGGCGACCCGGCCGTTTTCGCCCGCACCAGTGAAGAAGTCGACGCCCTCGTCGCCGCTGATATCAACTTTGAAATCGTTCCCGGCATCACCGCCGCGCTGGCCGCCGGGTCCTATGCGGGCATCCCGATCACCCACCGAGGCATCGCTTCCGCGGTCGCTCTGGTCACTGGCCACGAACAACCCGGCAAGACAAAATCGGATCTTGATTGGCCCGCACTGGCCGCCTTTCCGGGGACACTGGTGATCTACATGGGCGTCACCACAGTCGAAACGTGGACCCACGCTTTGCTCGAAGCGGGCAAGGCACCCGACACACCCTGCGCGATCCTACGACGGTGCAGCCTGCCGGACCAACAACAAATCCTCTGCCGATTGGACGAAATCGTCGGTCACTTGACCCCGGCCAGCCGCTTCCGACCGCCCGTGATCACCATCGTGGGCGAGGTCACCAAACTTGCCGAAACCATGGATTGGTTCACCAAACGCCCGCTGCACGGACAACACGTTTTGGTCACCCGCCCCAGCCAACAAGCCGGTGAGTTGGCTCGGCCGCTCACCGAACTGGGAGCCTGCTCGACTGTCCAAAGCGTGATCGAGATCCAGCCCCCGGATGACTGGGCACCAATCGACCTCTTCATCGACGAACTGAACAAGACCGATATCCTGGCCTTCGCAAGCGTCAATGCGATTCAATACTTCATGCAGCGACTCTTCGAGCGAGGGTTCGACACACGGAAGCTGGGCTCAACCAAACTGGCCGTTGTCGGTGACGCCACCGCTCGCAAACTTGCCGATTACCACCTGCATGCCGATATCATCCCGCCGGAGTTCACCGCCAAGTCACTGCTGGACACACTACAAACGACCGAAGAACTTTCGTCCGCCCCATCCATTCGAATTGTCCGCGCCAATCGCGGCAACAACGATCTCATCGATGGCCTGAAATCCAGCGGTATCGATGTTCGCCAGGCGGCCGCCTATCAGAACGTCGACGTTGACCGGGCTGACCCAAAGATCCACGAACAACTCCGCAACGGCGAAATCGACTGGATCACCGTCACCAGCAGTGCAACGGCCAGAAACCTGCATCGCTTGTTCGGCGAAGATCTATCCCAATGCCGACTCGCGGCGATCAGCCCCATCACTGCGGGCGTCCTGGAAGACCTGGGATACACCGTCGCAGCGGTCGCCCAAACCTACACGATGCAAGGCTTGATCGACGCAATCGTTGCCAAGGCCAGTGAATAGAAACTGCACCCAATAAAACCAGTCAGCGAATAGAAAACGAGCATGCTGGAAACGGGCAGATAGAACGCCAACACGTAGAATGAAAACCGTTGTTGTGATCCCACGCTTGCACGAACGCACCGAAACGCCCCAGACCTTCGCCTGTTTCCTAGGCATCCATTTTCCAAGGCACACCCGATGACCGCTCCCAAAGACAAGATTCCCGGCACCTACCAAAAGATGCATGAGGACTTCCCCGAATTCATGCAGGCCTATGAAGCCATGGGGCAAGCAACGCGGCAAGCCGGCCCACTGAGTGACCGAGAAGTCGCGATGGTCAAACTCGCGATCTCCATCGGGGCCGGACTGCAAGGCGGCGCTCACTCACATTGCCGCAAGGCATTGCAGGCCGGCTGCACGCCTGAAGAATTACGCCATGTCGCGATTCTCGCCGCACCCACCATCGGCTTCCCCACCATGATGCGTGCCAAAAGCTGGGTCGAAGACGTGCTTAGCAAGTAATCGCCGAACGAAAGCCTGAACATGTCTTACCCAAGCGAGCTTCACAAAGACAAACCTGCTCGAAAGGGAACTTGCCCAGCGTCTGAAATCCCTCAACCTCGGCAGCTCATTCAACCAGGCAGCTCCTTCAGCGTCCGGGGCTCATCAAGATATGGAGCTCGCATTCAAGACAGGACAAAAAAATAGGCGACACCTCAAAGGTGCCGCCTACCGTGATCGGTTTGCTCAGCGTTCGCAAATCACTGACATCGAACTTCTGAACAAATATTTCCAAGCGTCAACTATTTCCAAGCATCAACGCTCAGTTCTACTTCAATTCACCAGCCTTGGTGATTTTGATCAATGCACGAGTGCGACCGCTGCCGCTACCGTTGGCTTCGATCCGCTTCACGACATCCATCCCCTCGATCACGCGACCGAACACCACGTGGCGTCCGTTCAGGTGTGGGGTCGACACGGTCGTGATGAAGAACTGCGATCCGTTCGTATTCGGACCCGAGTTCGCCATACTCAGCAAACCTGGACCGGTATGAGTGAAGGTGAAATTCTCATCAGGGAATTTCATTCCGTAAATGCTTTCGCCGCCGGTACCGTTGCCTGCGGTGAAGTCACCGCCCTGCAACATGAATTGAGGGATCACGCGGTGGAAAGCACTGCCTTCATATTTCAAAGGCACGCCAAGCTTGCCGGTACCTTTTTCACCAGTACACAAGGCTCGGAAGTTCTCTGCCGTTTTGGGGACATCCTTGCCGAACAGTCCCATCACAATTCTTCCGGCAGGCTCTTTGCCGATCGAAATGTCAAAATAAACTTTGTTGGTCACTTCGGCGCCGGCCGGATCCGCAGCGGATGCGTGTTGCGGTGCAATGCTGGCAAGCAGGGCGACAAACGTGAACAGGAAAGTGCGATAGACCATCAGTTGAGTGAACTCCGAAAGGACGGGGGAAACACGAGTAGACCGCACTCGCGGACATTTCTCGGGTCGTTAAGCGGACTATTTAAACAGAATCGGCGATCTAGCTCCAACCCAACTGGGGCAATTACACAGTTTGGGACGGATACAACAACACGCCGATACGAAAGGTATTCCAACATCGACCGCCGGCATTCCTCGCCAAAAAATCTGGCAAGGACCACAGGACTGCCGAACGTACGCAGCAACGCGGCCTTTGGATCAACCCCGGCGGAAGCGATCTGACCGCACTCACGTGCCGATAAATCCGGCCCTGTTGAACTTTTCGACCACTACGATCGAATACACCAACGAACACTGCGCGTTCCCGCCCGACTCTTTCCCACCGCTCCCCAGTTTTCTGAAGCTATGTTCTCGGAATCCCTGCCTTCGACCGCCCCCAACGCCGACGCTGACTTAAGCCATCAAAGCGAGCCATTCCGGCGAATCGCCACCGAGATTGGCCACGTCCTGGTCGGCCAACAACAACTGGTGCACCGGATGCTCATCGGCCTGCTGACCGGGGGCCACCTGTTGATTGAAGGGGTTCCGGGGTTGGCGAAAACGACGGCGGTGGCCAGTCTTGCGAAATCCATCCAAACCGGTTTCCAACGACTTCAGTTCACCCCTGATTTGCTTCCCGCTGACTTGATCGGAACGCAAGTCTACCGTCCCCAAGATCAATCCTTTGTCGTCCAGAAAGGTCCCATCTTTTCGAACCTGATTCTTGCCGATGAAATCAACCGGGCTCCGGCCAAAGTGCAAAGCGCGTTGCTCGAAGCGATGCAGGAACGCCAGGTCACGATCGGCGGCGAAACGTTCCCACTGGAAGAACCCTTCCTGGTGATGGCCACTCAAAACCCAGTCGAGCAAGAGGGCACGTACGCGTTGCCCGAAGCACAAACGGATCGTTTCCTGTTGAAGGTGATCGTGGACTACCCAGACCGCGAAGAAGAACTGCAAATCCTAAGACGAATGAGCAAGACGGCTCCGAAGTTCGAAATCAGTCCCGTCACCTCGCCCGAGGAAATCATGCGAGCCCGATCGCAAGTCGACAATGTTCACTTGGATCCCAAAATCGAAGGCTACATCGTTGACCTCGTCATGGCGACGCGGCGGCCAGCGGCGTACGGACTGAACCTGGATGGCTTGATTCAATTCGGCGCGTCCCCGCGTGCTTCCATTAATCTCGCCCTGGCGGCGAAGGCCAATGCATTCCTGCAAGGCCGCGGTTACGTGCTTCCCGAAGACGTGCAAGAACTGGCCCTCGACGTGATGCGTCACCGGGTCGCGATCACCTACGAAGCCGAAGCGGAGGAACGCACCAGCGAATCCATCATTGGCGAAATCCTGCAAGGCGTTGCGGTGCCATGATTTTCCGGCAACGTCATCCCGAGCCGCCAACCGACGACCGCACGCCCACCGAAATCCTGAAACGGATCCGCAAGATCCAGCTGCGCACGTCCCACCGCGTGGACGAACTGCTGGTAGGTAGCTGGCATTCGGCATTCAAAGGTCGCGGCATCGAATTCGAGGAAGTTCGCCCCTATCAAGTCGGTGACGATGTCCGGGCGATTGACTGGAACGTGACCGCGCGCGCCAACGCCCCCTTCGTCAAACTCTTTCGTGAAGAACGCGAACTTGCTGTGATGATGCTGGTCGACGTTTCACGATCGATCGACTTCGGGACCCAACACCAATCCAAACGCGACTTGGCAATCGAAGTGGCCGCGACACTGGCAATGTCCGCGATCAAAAACAACGATCGTGTCGGACTAACCATGTTCACCGACCAAATCGAAAAGCACGTCCCGCCACGTAAGGGTTCCCGGCATGTGTTGCGACTGATCCGCGAACTGCTCTATCACACCCCGCAAGGCACACGCACCGATCCGGTCGCGCTGCTCGATCATGTCAATCACACCAACCATCGCCGGAGCGTGATCTTTTGGCTGGGTGACTTCGCCATCCAGGATCCCGATCGACGAGTTGAAAAAGCCATGCGAGTGTTCGGCCGAAAGCACGATGTCGTGCCAGTCGTCTTGATGGACCAACGAGAACAAACGATGCCCAACGTTGGGTTGGTGCGACTGTGTGACAACGAAACCGGCAGCGAAACAACCATCGACACCTCCAGCGGTCGCGTCCGGCGTCACTTCGAACAATTGGCGTCACGCCGATCCGAACAACGCGACAAGTTGTTCGCCCGCCTGAAATGGAAACCGCTAGTCGTGCACACCGGTGAAGACATCTCCAAACCATTGCACCGCTATTTCGATCAACGATGACACTGCGCACACTCCCTTTCGTGTTCGCATACTTGACGAGCACCCTGATTGCCTCGGCCACGTTGGTGGCGCAACCCGTGCCTGCGCCAAAACCGCCTAACTCGGCGGCAGTCACGATCGGCGAAACGGTACGTGCGAGTGCATCCAAAAGCACGGTTCAAATCGCTGAACCGTTCACGATCCGCCTGGAAGCCACCGTGGCCCCAGGCAGCGTTGTCGAGTTCGCCCAATACGCCACCGAATCGTCCTTCGACTCTGAATCCAACCCCGCACTGGGAGTGTTCGATGTCCTGTCGGTGCAGACCGCTACCGACCTACCATCCGACGATCCTGACTCACCGCTGCGAATTTGGTCACAAACACTTTCACTCGAATCACTCCAAGTCGGCCACCATTCGATCCCGGCCATTCGCGTCACTGTTCGCAAAGGCGACCTTTCACGCACACTGACCACCAAACCGATTC is a genomic window containing:
- a CDS encoding IspD/TarI family cytidylyltransferase — protein: MSENNAPSPLSADRDLLSGHGSPLPGPASCSSLPERSVVVIVPAAGHGARFGDQANKLFAILDGKPLWTHCVQRLSDRPEVDQVLVAVSASDLDRFVEETRFLSKPGRVRFVIGGAERSDTVQAALDQAFSSHQVSDSASDQVAGGQAGESACEMANASLKFVAVHDAARPLIRDAELTAVFEKAAETGAAILAHRVTGTLKRELPDNLGCQTVSREGMWEAQTPQVFRLDWMHQAYARHRGRPVTDDAQAIERLGHPVALVNGAADNLKITYPEDLRIAEALKQIYSDPKQL
- the rpsT gene encoding 30S ribosomal protein S20, coding for MPNTASSIKRLRQNDVRRLRNRATRSTMRAAVKRVRAAVEANDAETAKNEFKMACRKLDQAAAKNVIHKNAASRTKSRLNGAIKKIAQAA
- the cobA gene encoding uroporphyrinogen-III C-methyltransferase translates to MPNSSKPLPSSHHGPKGFVALVGAGPGHPELLTLRGQSWLSRCDVVLYDGLSNAEMLAHAPQAKHICVGKHGQSRIWTQPEIIQETLRHAQMGCCVVRLKGGDPAVFARTSEEVDALVAADINFEIVPGITAALAAGSYAGIPITHRGIASAVALVTGHEQPGKTKSDLDWPALAAFPGTLVIYMGVTTVETWTHALLEAGKAPDTPCAILRRCSLPDQQQILCRLDEIVGHLTPASRFRPPVITIVGEVTKLAETMDWFTKRPLHGQHVLVTRPSQQAGELARPLTELGACSTVQSVIEIQPPDDWAPIDLFIDELNKTDILAFASVNAIQYFMQRLFERGFDTRKLGSTKLAVVGDATARKLADYHLHADIIPPEFTAKSLLDTLQTTEELSSAPSIRIVRANRGNNDLIDGLKSSGIDVRQAAAYQNVDVDRADPKIHEQLRNGEIDWITVTSSATARNLHRLFGEDLSQCRLAAISPITAGVLEDLGYTVAAVAQTYTMQGLIDAIVAKASE
- a CDS encoding carboxymuconolactone decarboxylase family protein, with the protein product MHEDFPEFMQAYEAMGQATRQAGPLSDREVAMVKLAISIGAGLQGGAHSHCRKALQAGCTPEELRHVAILAAPTIGFPTMMRAKSWVEDVLSK
- a CDS encoding peptidylprolyl isomerase, which codes for MVYRTFLFTFVALLASIAPQHASAADPAGAEVTNKVYFDISIGKEPAGRIVMGLFGKDVPKTAENFRALCTGEKGTGKLGVPLKYEGSAFHRVIPQFMLQGGDFTAGNGTGGESIYGMKFPDENFTFTHTGPGLLSMANSGPNTNGSQFFITTVSTPHLNGRHVVFGRVIEGMDVVKRIEANGSGSGRTRALIKITKAGELK
- a CDS encoding AAA family ATPase — encoded protein: MFSESLPSTAPNADADLSHQSEPFRRIATEIGHVLVGQQQLVHRMLIGLLTGGHLLIEGVPGLAKTTAVASLAKSIQTGFQRLQFTPDLLPADLIGTQVYRPQDQSFVVQKGPIFSNLILADEINRAPAKVQSALLEAMQERQVTIGGETFPLEEPFLVMATQNPVEQEGTYALPEAQTDRFLLKVIVDYPDREEELQILRRMSKTAPKFEISPVTSPEEIMRARSQVDNVHLDPKIEGYIVDLVMATRRPAAYGLNLDGLIQFGASPRASINLALAAKANAFLQGRGYVLPEDVQELALDVMRHRVAITYEAEAEERTSESIIGEILQGVAVP
- a CDS encoding DUF58 domain-containing protein; translated protein: MIFRQRHPEPPTDDRTPTEILKRIRKIQLRTSHRVDELLVGSWHSAFKGRGIEFEEVRPYQVGDDVRAIDWNVTARANAPFVKLFREERELAVMMLVDVSRSIDFGTQHQSKRDLAIEVAATLAMSAIKNNDRVGLTMFTDQIEKHVPPRKGSRHVLRLIRELLYHTPQGTRTDPVALLDHVNHTNHRRSVIFWLGDFAIQDPDRRVEKAMRVFGRKHDVVPVVLMDQREQTMPNVGLVRLCDNETGSETTIDTSSGRVRRHFEQLASRRSEQRDKLFARLKWKPLVVHTGEDISKPLHRYFDQR